The sequence ATGGCCTGGCCCTGGGCGGGCCCCTGCTCTTCTTCATCGAGCCCGTGTACCTGCTCACCGTGGCCCTGTTCTCGCTGGGCATGAAGCAGACGCTGCGGGCCGAGGTGATGACGGCCCCCGGCGTGTCACAGCCCGCCTGAGCGCCCACGCCGCGGCGAGGCGCTACGTGCCCGCCGCGGCCTTGAGCACGGGCGCTACGTCCTCATGGGTGCGCGGGCCGTGCAGGGAGTACACGACCACGGACTCCCGCCGGCCCTTCACGTGCGCTTCGCCCAGGCGCTCGCCCGTGAAATGCCCGCCGCTCATCTGCCACGTCCGCTCGCTCACCAGGATGTCCACGCCGTGGGACTTGGTGAGGCCCTCCACGCGAGACGCCAGGTTCACCGCGTCACCGATGACGGTGTACTCGTGCTGCTCGGCGCCGCCGAGCATGCCCGCCGCCACCATGCCGGTGTGCAGCCCGATGCCGATGCGCAGCGGCGGCAGACCTCGCTGCACGCGCTGGGCGTTGATGTCCTCCAGCTTGGCGCGCATGTCGAGCGCCGCCCGCATGGCCAGCTCCGCGTGGTTCTCGCGCGCATCCGGAACGCCCCAGCACGCGAGCATCCCGTCGCCCAGGAACTTGTTCACGATGCCGTGGCGCGCCATGACGATGTGGGCCATGTGCCCGAAGTAGTCGTCCAGCAGTTCCAGCACCTGCCCCGGGTCCAGCGTCTCGCTCAGGGTGGTGAAGTCGCGGATGTCGCTGAAGAGGATGGTGACGTCGCGCTGCACCGGCTGGAGGGAGGCATCCCCCAGTTGCATCACCCGCTCCACCACCTGCCGGGGCAGGAAGCGGGACAGGCCGTCGCGGCGCCGCAAATTGAGGAACATGCCACCCACTTCCGAGTTCGTCAGCGCGATGAGCGCGCCCAAGGCGGCGTAGCAGATGAGGACGAAGCTGGTGCGCGCCACCGAGCCGTGCCCCGTCACCCACGCGAGCAGCGCGTAGGCGCCGCTGGACAGCACCGTGGATAACAGCACGTGCCACCATGAGTAACGCACCACGGAGAACGCCAGCACCATGCCCAGGCTGGCGCACAACATGCCGGCGTCGAAGGCGCCG is a genomic window of Myxococcus virescens containing:
- a CDS encoding adenylate/guanylate cyclase domain-containing protein → MLATSSLQGERRVAIVRVVVVLLMAVSQVVIAWGGGETYSAPVDGVRLQAMAAYVLFSVVAIAVLLLQKPHPKRARWLPVPTTLADTSFFSFMAWHTWRISGAFDAGMLCASLGMVLAFSVVRYSWWHVLLSTVLSSGAYALLAWVTGHGSVARTSFVLICYAALGALIALTNSEVGGMFLNLRRRDGLSRFLPRQVVERVMQLGDASLQPVQRDVTILFSDIRDFTTLSETLDPGQVLELLDDYFGHMAHIVMARHGIVNKFLGDGMLACWGVPDARENHAELAMRAALDMRAKLEDINAQRVQRGLPPLRIGIGLHTGMVAAGMLGGAEQHEYTVIGDAVNLASRVEGLTKSHGVDILVSERTWQMSGGHFTGERLGEAHVKGRRESVVVYSLHGPRTHEDVAPVLKAAAGT